The DNA sequence TCGCCCTTGAGGAAGCGCCGCACGTCGTCGCGGTACTTGCCGTTCCATTCGGTCCAACGCCCCCAGGACGGGAAGGTGCCCACCTGGTACATGCCGCCGGCGTCCCACGCCTCGGCGATGAGCTTGCACTTGCCGAGCACGGGGTCGAACGCGAGGCTCTCCAGCAGCGGGGGGTTCTCCAGCGGCGCGCCGTTCTGGTCGCGGCCCAGGATCGATGCGAGGTCGAACCGGAACCCGTCGATGTGGTACTCCGACGCCCAATACCGCAGGCAGTCGAGGATCATGTTCCGCACCACGGGGTTGTTGCAGTTGAGCGTGTTGCCGCAGCCGGAGAAGTTGTAGTACCAGCCGTCGGGCGTGAGCAGGTAGTACGTCTTGTTGTCAACGCCGCGGAATGAGATGTAGGGGCCGTTCTCGTTGCCCTCGGCGGTGTGGTTGAACACCACGTCGAGGATGACCTCGATGCCGTTGCGGTGCAGGTCGCGCACCAGCGCCTTGAGCTCGTCGGCCTGCATGCCGAGGTGGCCGGTGGCCGCGAGGCCCGCCTTGGGCGCGAAGAACCCGACCGTGGAGTAGCCCCAGTAGTTGAGCAGCCGGGTCGAGCCGTCCGGGCTCATGCGCCAGTTCTCGAACTCGTCGAACTCGTAGACCGGCAGCAGTTCGACGGCGTTGATCCCCAGGTCGTTGAGGTACGGGATCTTCTCGCGCACGGCTGCGAAGGTGCCCGGGTGCTTGACGCCCGACGACGGATGCGCCGTCAGGCCTCGCACGTGCGCCTCGTAGATGACCAGGTCCTCCATGGGGATCTGGAGCGGCCGGTCGCCCTGCCAGTCGAAGTCGTTCTGGAGGATGCGCGAGCGCAGCGGGCGCAGCGCGCCGTCGTCGGGCATCTCGCCCCAGACGTCACGCCCCGAGATGATCTGCGCGTAGGGGTCGAGGAGGATCTTGTCCGGGTCGAACCAGTGGCCCTGCGCGAAGTCGTTCGGGCCATCCATGATGTAGCCGTACTCGGTGTCCTCGTAGTCGAGGCCGTAGACCACCATCGCGAAGACGTGGCCGATGCGGAACTCGTCGAGGAACGGGATGACGGCGTAGGGCTCGGGCTCGCCACGGTGGAACAGCGCGAGCTTGCACGACGTCGCATGGCTCGAGTAGATGCTGAAGTTGACGCCGCCCTCGACGATGGTCGCGCCGAACGGCATGACACGTCCGGGGCGGAGCTTGATGCCCTCGTGCTCGTGCGTGGGGAAGGAGTCGACGCGCACGACCTGCCCGGTCGGGCTCATGGGGTCGCCCCCGTCGCGGTGAGCGCCGCCAGCGCCTGTGTCCGGTCGCCGAAGGCCTCCAGCACGTCCTCGAACCCGGTCATGACGATGACGTCCCACACGGCGGGCTGCACGCCGCACAGCACGGCCTTGCATCCGGCCATCGCCGCCTGCTTGGCGGCGATGAGCAGCACGCGCAGCCCCGAGCTGGCGACGTAGTCGCATGCCGTCATGTCGATGACGAGCCTGCCGCCCGGCTCGATGGCCGTGATGAGCGCCTCGCGCGCGACCTGTGAGCCGGCGTTGTCGAGCCTGCCGGCCAGCGCGACGACAGCGGCGCCGTCGACGGCGGTCTTGTCGATGTTCACCTCAGGCCCCGTTCTGGGCGGCCGTGGGCTCAAGGGTGACCTTGATCCGCGGGCGGTGGGCGACGTCGGGCAGGGTGACGGTGAGCTCGCCCGCGTCGAACGCGGTCCACGGCTCGCCGTCGACGGTCACCGAGGCGATCTTGACGCTGCCGGTCGGCAGGATGTCGGGCGAGACGCGCAGGACGCCGTCGGGGAACCCGCCGGGCAGCGGCTTGAAGTGCAGGTCCAGCGGCTTGCCGGTCGCGAGCAGGTTGGTGTAGGTCTGCGCGAGGTAGGCCAACTCGATCGAGTGGTAGCCGCTCATCGAGTGGCTGCCCTTCTGCCGCTCGGTGCCCAGTGCGTACGGCAGGCCGTTGGCGAGCACGTTGAAATAGACGGCGCCGTCCTCGTGGTCGAGGAAGTAGTTGTTGTAGAACGCCGCCGACTCGCGCGCGTACTTGAGGTACTCCGGCTTTCCGAGGATCCCGTACAGGATCTCGTAGGCGAGCACACCCTGCTCCTGCTGCCACCAGGCCTTGCGGTCGTGCCACACGAAGCGCGGCTGAGTCTCGCCCTCGGGGATCTCGCGCTCGACGACGTCGTACCAGCCGCCGCGCTGGGCGTCCATACCGTACTTCGGCATGAGCTCGGCGATCTTCTCCGCGAGCTCGACGTACCGCGCGTCGGGAGCGATCGAGTGGATGCGCATGAGGTTCCACGCGATCTTGAGGTTGTGGCCCACGACTGCGCGGTTCTGCTGCCAGTCCCACGTCAGGTCGCGGCTCCAGTCGTCGAAGAACCGCTCGTTGACGAAGGGGCTGTGCTCGTAGTCGGGGAAGTGCTCGGCGATGCAGTCGGCCGTGTACTTGAGGAACTCCTTGTGCTCCTCGGCGCCCGTGGCCAGCCACAGGTTGATGAGGTACGCGGGGGCGTGGTCGCCCACCGAGTTCCAGTTCTTCTTCGCCTTGTTCTTTCCCAGCGACTCACTGTGGGCGCTGAGCGTGATCGGGTCGACGTGCGAGTAGTAGCCGCCCTTGTCGTGGTCCTTGAAGAACCGGTCGAACAGGCGCAGCGTCAGGTCGATGTCGCGCCGGATCGCAGGGTCACCCGTGATCCGGTAGGTCTGGGTCGGGCCGGCGAGCGCGTAGATCTGCTCGTACATGGGCACGGCGTCGTAGTCGTCGCCGAACTCGGAGGCGAAGACCTTGGTCTCGCGCCCGCCCTTGACGTCGATGCCGTGGTACCAGTACGCGACGTCCTCGTCGGTGTCGTAGAAGCGCATGTGGTCGCGCAGGTACGTGGACCCGGCCTCCGCGGCCTCGAGGAACAGGTCCTCGCCCGTGAGCAGGTAGGTGCTCGCGAAGCCGTAGACCAGACGCGAGATGGTGTCGGTCTCCTGGCGGAAGCTGCCCAGCCGCTCACCGCTGAGCGAGAGGTTGGTGCGGTAGGTGTCGTAGTTGACGCGCACCTCGTCGCCGACCTTGTCGAACTGGGCGTCGATGAAGAACTCAGCGATCGACTTGGCCTGCTTGATCCACCAGTCGGGCTCCTCGAACCGCCAGCGCGTGGCGTCACGCCCGACGAAGTCGATGTGCTGGGCCTCCATGACCCCGGGGGTGTCCGGGTAGTAGGCGCCGTAGGCGAAGAGGAACCGGCCCGGTGCGAGCATCTCGGGGACCGCCGCCGTCGTGTCGAACCAGGGCTCGCCCAGGTTGCGGATCATCTTGGCGTAGAGCGTGGCGGTGAGCTTGACGGTCACCTCGCGCCCGTCGCTCGTGGTGAGCACGAACGACCCGGAGTCGCGGTCGAAGGACTTGACGTATCCGCCTATTGAGTCCGAGAAAGAGAATTGCATCGTGATCTGGTCCTTTTCGCTACTACTTCAGTTCAGTTCGCGTTTGAGCGTCTCGATGAACAGCTCGGTGACCCCGGGGTGCTTCGCGGTGATCAGGCCGCCATCGATGACGATGTCGGTGGTCTGCGCGCCGTCGTAGGCGATGACGCCTCCGGCGTTCTCGACGTCGCAGACGACGTTGTGCGCGCAGGTGACCCGACGTCCGGTCAGCAGTGCGGAGTCTGCGCACAAGAGCCACAGCGAGTGGCAGATCGTCCCGACCTTGAGGCGCCCGGCGTCCATGAGCCGGATGGCTGCCCGCAGGAACTCCACCGCGGGCGCGGTGTTCGCCGCGCCCGGCGCGACCTCAACCTGGTAGCGCAAACGGTCCATGGCGTAGCCGCCGATGAGCACGATCGCGTCGTAGTCGCCGGGGTCGACCGTGGTCACACAGGTCGTCACGACCACCTCGGAGGTGTGGTCGTTGCCCTCGAAGGTGAGAGCGTCCTGCCCCCACAGGTACGACAGGTACTCGACCTCGTAGCCGTCCACGGCGAAGTGCTCGTTGAACAGGTTGAACTCGGTCTCGTCGTAGTGCGACTCGATCAGAACCCCGACGCGCCTCATGCGACGGCGCCGGCTTCGATGTTCTTTTTGATGCGGGCCGTCATCCACTCGGCGATCTCGGGGACGTCGAGCTCCTTGTGCGTCTCGCCCTCACCCAGCAAGCCGTAGAACTGCGCCGGCGGCAGGTACATGGTGACCTCGCCCTCGACGCAGGTGTTGAAGATGCGCAGCTTGTCGCCGGCGTCCGCGAACATCTCGGCCATCAGGGCGTACAGGTTGGTGCTGATGGCGCGGCGCCACTCCTGGCTGACCGCGCCCTCCATGACAAAAGTCTGCAAGCGCACCACGACCTCGCCGTTGCGCTCCCCGCCCCAGGCCCATCGGCACTGCTCGACGTTGACCATCGTCCAGCCCGGCATGACGCGCTCGACGGTCTGCTTGGCGAGGGCGTGGTTGGGGTCCGCGGGACCCCAGCCCAGTCCGACGGCGAAGCTGGTGGAGATCGTGTCGCGCAGCACGGCGGTGATGCGCGTCTCGAGTTCGCGGACAAAGGGCTCGGGCAGCTCGGTACCGCAAACCTTGAGCTCAACCATGGGCATGATGCGTTCCTCCTGAAGAATGGTTCTGTGTCAGCCGGGTTCTGTTGGTGCGCCGCTCAGGCCTTGACGCCCGAGAGCAGGTGATCAGCGGCGAAGACGTCCCGGTAGAACGTGAGCTGCTCGCTCTTGAAGTGGCAGGCGCCGCGGTGACCGCGACGGACCCAGCAGACCGTGCCCTTGGCGATGGTCTCGTGCGTGACATCGTCCATACACGCCCACTCGAAGTGCACGAACTCCTGGTGGAACATCACGATCGGCCAGGTCATGGTGACGCCGGGCTGTGCCAGCAGCGCCCACCAGTGCTTCTCCCGCTCCTTCTGCTGCTCCAGCCCGTAGAACGGGCCGTCCTGGCAGAAGTAGACGAGGTCCTCGCGATACTCGGCCGTCAGAATGTCTCCGCGGCCCTGGCGCAGCGCCTCACAGTGAGTGGGCCACCACTCGCGGTTCTCGCGCTCGACCTGCTCCCAGGTGTAGTTCTCATCCACCTCGGGAAGGGGCGCCTCTTTGAGCTCCGCGAACTCCTCGGCCAGTGCGATGAGCCGCGTCGCCGTCACGGCGTCAACCGCACCGGGACGGGAGTAGTCGGCGGAAAGGTCTTGGTAATAGGGCGCGCGCATGCGTGCGTCTCCTCCAGTCGCAGATTGCCTGCCGTGGCGTCAGTTCGTCCGACATAAAGATCCCCTGCGACACGGGGCGACACGCCTCAAAAGCGTGTCCTGATCGTTCAAGCGTCGTCACGATGCGCTGATCCTCAACAGGCCATGTAGCCGCCCCTCGGCTTGGTCATGGCGACGGCTCCCCGGTCAACGGAGAGCAAACCTCTGCCGGGCACCGCGTCGATCGCCCCGCGCCATCACTTGACACCAAGCGTCAAAACTCCCGCCTCCCATTGACTCCAGGCTGACGATCGCCCCAGGTCACCCACGAGACCTGACGACCCAGGGCACTACCAG is a window from the Xylanimonas ulmi genome containing:
- a CDS encoding STAS domain-containing protein; this encodes MNIDKTAVDGAAVVALAGRLDNAGSQVAREALITAIEPGGRLVIDMTACDYVASSGLRVLLIAAKQAAMAGCKAVLCGVQPAVWDVIVMTGFEDVLEAFGDRTQALAALTATGATP
- a CDS encoding glycogen debranching protein, coding for MSPTGQVVRVDSFPTHEHEGIKLRPGRVMPFGATIVEGGVNFSIYSSHATSCKLALFHRGEPEPYAVIPFLDEFRIGHVFAMVVYGLDYEDTEYGYIMDGPNDFAQGHWFDPDKILLDPYAQIISGRDVWGEMPDDGALRPLRSRILQNDFDWQGDRPLQIPMEDLVIYEAHVRGLTAHPSSGVKHPGTFAAVREKIPYLNDLGINAVELLPVYEFDEFENWRMSPDGSTRLLNYWGYSTVGFFAPKAGLAATGHLGMQADELKALVRDLHRNGIEVILDVVFNHTAEGNENGPYISFRGVDNKTYYLLTPDGWYYNFSGCGNTLNCNNPVVRNMILDCLRYWASEYHIDGFRFDLASILGRDQNGAPLENPPLLESLAFDPVLGKCKLIAEAWDAGGMYQVGTFPSWGRWTEWNGKYRDDVRRFLKGDSGVTWRAAQAMQGSPHVYDPQHRGHCASVNFITAHDGFTLMDLFSYNEKQNLANGEGNRDGGNDNHSWDCQLPGATVEQTRALRHQMVKNALSVLLLSHGVPMLLAGDEFGNSQGGNNNAYCQDNEIAWLDWQDLERNGDIFEYTKRLIALRRDHECLRSSRDAGSPTKNGYPRVSIHGVRPWDAEYGGTTFATLFCGDDDFVYIALNMHWQDVDFQLPQLPPGFTWEKSLASAVDADHPSDGQLRVPARSVIVLTSTTQGV
- a CDS encoding AGE family epimerase/isomerase, whose product is MQFSFSDSIGGYVKSFDRDSGSFVLTTSDGREVTVKLTATLYAKMIRNLGEPWFDTTAAVPEMLAPGRFLFAYGAYYPDTPGVMEAQHIDFVGRDATRWRFEEPDWWIKQAKSIAEFFIDAQFDKVGDEVRVNYDTYRTNLSLSGERLGSFRQETDTISRLVYGFASTYLLTGEDLFLEAAEAGSTYLRDHMRFYDTDEDVAYWYHGIDVKGGRETKVFASEFGDDYDAVPMYEQIYALAGPTQTYRITGDPAIRRDIDLTLRLFDRFFKDHDKGGYYSHVDPITLSAHSESLGKNKAKKNWNSVGDHAPAYLINLWLATGAEEHKEFLKYTADCIAEHFPDYEHSPFVNERFFDDWSRDLTWDWQQNRAVVGHNLKIAWNLMRIHSIAPDARYVELAEKIAELMPKYGMDAQRGGWYDVVEREIPEGETQPRFVWHDRKAWWQQEQGVLAYEILYGILGKPEYLKYARESAAFYNNYFLDHEDGAVYFNVLANGLPYALGTERQKGSHSMSGYHSIELAYLAQTYTNLLATGKPLDLHFKPLPGGFPDGVLRVSPDILPTGSVKIASVTVDGEPWTAFDAGELTVTLPDVAHRPRIKVTLEPTAAQNGA
- a CDS encoding DJ-1/PfpI family protein, yielding MRRVGVLIESHYDETEFNLFNEHFAVDGYEVEYLSYLWGQDALTFEGNDHTSEVVVTTCVTTVDPGDYDAIVLIGGYAMDRLRYQVEVAPGAANTAPAVEFLRAAIRLMDAGRLKVGTICHSLWLLCADSALLTGRRVTCAHNVVCDVENAGGVIAYDGAQTTDIVIDGGLITAKHPGVTELFIETLKRELN